The proteins below are encoded in one region of Gammaproteobacteria bacterium:
- a CDS encoding SusD/RagB family nutrient-binding outer membrane lipoprotein has protein sequence MNTKRRTNRGLAAGLIVAMGLGVSGCTEDFTGINTNPNAPTDVGVQYLLPAGIVNAVTSLLGTGFDRGTASVWVQHYARLQYGSIDRYEIDGSFSDGLWAGLYTGAIVDFDAVVQKAAERGNANQEAVGRILRAWMFHNMVDLWGNIPYSEALGGLAQSNITPVYDDAQTIYSSLLAELSAASSQIAPMNGLFPDVFRGTVGNPDLIFEGDMYKWQRFANSLRLRMAMRIQSASEASSAISAGVFASSDDEAKLVWLGSPPNENPMAPAFIARPGDFRISAAMVDALIEHNDPRLSIYADPARETGEFRGMPNGMDDSHGIEFEQVSRVGKWFLRPSTPTWIQSYAEVALLQAEAAVRGYAGGDAAALYEAGVRASMETYDVSSDDVDAYLAQPMVAFASDMETQLQQIAQQMWFALYDQGPEAWAYFRRADHPGLVAGPDNLNNNLIPVRLPYPQSEESVNNANLSAAQSAQGLGPEPWNTRLFWDPS, from the coding sequence ATGAATACGAAGAGAAGGACAAATCGCGGCCTCGCGGCCGGTTTGATCGTGGCAATGGGCCTGGGCGTCTCCGGTTGCACGGAGGATTTCACAGGGATCAACACCAACCCCAACGCACCCACCGACGTGGGCGTTCAGTACCTGCTGCCCGCAGGCATCGTGAACGCCGTGACCTCCCTGCTGGGAACCGGCTTCGACCGGGGCACGGCCTCGGTCTGGGTGCAGCACTACGCCCGCCTCCAGTACGGCTCGATCGATCGCTACGAGATCGACGGGAGCTTCTCGGACGGGCTCTGGGCCGGCCTCTACACGGGGGCCATCGTGGATTTCGACGCAGTCGTCCAGAAGGCCGCCGAGAGAGGCAACGCGAACCAGGAGGCGGTCGGCCGAATCCTGCGGGCATGGATGTTCCACAACATGGTGGACCTGTGGGGCAATATCCCCTACAGCGAGGCGCTGGGCGGGCTGGCCCAGAGCAACATCACGCCCGTGTACGATGACGCCCAGACCATCTACAGCTCGCTGCTGGCCGAGCTGTCCGCCGCCAGCTCCCAGATCGCCCCCATGAACGGGCTCTTCCCGGACGTGTTCCGGGGAACGGTCGGAAACCCGGACCTGATCTTCGAAGGCGACATGTACAAGTGGCAGCGCTTCGCCAACTCGCTGCGGCTGCGCATGGCGATGCGCATCCAGAGCGCGTCCGAGGCCTCGAGCGCAATCTCGGCGGGCGTCTTCGCAAGCAGCGATGACGAGGCCAAGCTGGTGTGGCTGGGTTCTCCGCCCAATGAGAACCCGATGGCGCCCGCTTTCATCGCCCGTCCCGGCGACTTCCGCATCAGCGCGGCGATGGTCGACGCGCTCATCGAGCACAACGACCCCAGGCTCTCCATCTACGCCGATCCCGCGAGGGAAACGGGTGAGTTCCGGGGCATGCCCAACGGCATGGACGACAGCCACGGGATCGAGTTCGAGCAGGTGTCGCGTGTCGGCAAGTGGTTCCTGCGGCCCAGCACGCCGACGTGGATCCAGTCCTACGCCGAGGTGGCGCTGCTTCAGGCGGAGGCTGCGGTGAGAGGGTATGCCGGTGGCGATGCGGCGGCTCTCTACGAGGCCGGGGTGCGCGCTTCCATGGAGACGTACGACGTCTCGTCGGACGACGTTGACGCCTATCTGGCGCAGCCGATGGTGGCGTTCGCTTCGGACATGGAAACCCAACTGCAGCAGATCGCCCAGCAGATGTGGTTCGCGCTGTACGACCAGGGGCCGGAGGCGTGGGCCTACTTCAGGCGCGCCGACCACCCCGGTCTGGTGGCGGGTCCCGACAACCTGAACAACAACCTCATCCCGGTGCGGCTGCCGTATCCGCAGAGCGAGGAGTCGGTGAACAACGCCAACCTGTCGGCCGCGCAGTCGGCGCAGGGGCTGGGACCGGAGCCCTGGAACACGCGGTTGTTCTGGGATCCGAGCTGA
- a CDS encoding DUF3179 domain-containing protein produces MNGLAPGRPGRAAFCAIAGILTACSLVETTSPFDDQGGGVAPSLPDDSFCSIPEEFIVSGGVGRDGIPALVNPSLVSSDHAEATYVREADRVIGLEVDGKALAVPHNILWWHEIVNFDDFGRPFAVTYCPLTGSSMVFDRSSVEGVDFGVSGLLFHNNLMMFNRRLDGAEESLFPQMMQGARCGPMDGQPLEPLPAIEMRWRTWKDLHPETLVVSGLQPRGRDYENYPYGDYEVVDNPQTLFPNPEFDTRRPPKERVLGIPRENGFGMAFPFIVLESRGDVVVVHDDVQGTRPVVVFWSTRAQAAVAYHPTSGGRDLTFAVRDGGFFDVQTGSRWNIEGRAVAGPLEGSALPQVADAYIAFWFAWATFHPNTDVLSGPLRVS; encoded by the coding sequence ATGAACGGCCTCGCGCCGGGACGGCCGGGACGCGCCGCCTTCTGCGCCATCGCGGGCATCCTGACCGCGTGCAGCCTCGTCGAGACGACCTCGCCATTCGACGACCAGGGGGGTGGCGTGGCGCCGTCCTTGCCAGACGACTCCTTCTGCAGCATTCCCGAGGAGTTCATCGTCTCCGGAGGCGTAGGCCGGGACGGCATTCCGGCACTCGTGAACCCGTCGCTGGTCTCCAGCGACCACGCCGAGGCCACCTATGTCCGGGAAGCGGACCGGGTGATCGGGCTCGAGGTGGACGGGAAGGCCCTCGCGGTGCCGCACAACATCCTCTGGTGGCACGAGATCGTGAACTTCGACGACTTCGGGCGCCCGTTCGCGGTCACCTACTGTCCGCTCACCGGGTCGAGCATGGTCTTCGATCGGTCTTCCGTCGAGGGTGTCGATTTCGGCGTATCGGGCCTCCTCTTCCACAACAACCTGATGATGTTCAACCGCCGGCTCGACGGAGCCGAGGAATCGCTCTTCCCGCAGATGATGCAGGGCGCGCGGTGTGGGCCGATGGACGGACAGCCACTCGAGCCGCTGCCGGCGATCGAAATGCGCTGGCGCACCTGGAAGGATCTGCATCCCGAGACGCTGGTGGTCTCGGGCCTCCAGCCGCGGGGCCGGGATTATGAGAACTATCCCTACGGCGACTACGAGGTAGTCGACAACCCCCAGACCCTGTTCCCGAACCCCGAGTTCGACACGCGCCGCCCCCCCAAGGAGCGTGTCCTGGGCATCCCGCGCGAAAACGGCTTCGGGATGGCGTTCCCGTTCATCGTGCTCGAGAGCCGGGGCGACGTGGTGGTGGTGCACGACGACGTGCAGGGCACGCGGCCGGTAGTGGTGTTCTGGTCCACCCGGGCCCAGGCGGCCGTGGCCTACCACCCGACATCCGGCGGCCGGGATCTCACCTTCGCGGTGCGGGACGGCGGGTTCTTCGACGTGCAGACGGGCAGCAGGTGGAACATCGAAGGCCGTGCGGTCGCGGGGCCTCTCGAAGGCTCGGCGCTCCCGCAGGTGGCGGACGCCTACATCGCCTTCTGGTTTGCCTGGGCGACCTTCCACCCCAACACCGACGTGCTGTCGGGCCCGCTGCGGGTATCCTGA
- a CDS encoding S9 family peptidase has product MRPSIILSALLRTIVHSTALLVLSALLIPVDAGAQDLSDRLTVDRYLDWEFVRNPQLSPDGRQVIYEREWIDKVHDGHVSDVWIMNADGSRNRFLVDGSSPLWSPDGTRIAYVAQGEPSGAQIFVRWMDSEGATSQITRLTESPSGITWSPDGQSIAFNMLVDAPPDPEWRIDMPTAPADAEWTAPPRIVERLVYRRDAQGWAPIGFRHIFVVSADGGTARQITDGPYDHGSPTWTPDGSRILFSGLRAEDAEHQYRESEVYAVDVYTGSVEQLTSRRGPDGNPVPSPDGRYIAYQGFPFTTDTYRENGLWVMNADGSDPRLVADELGRALGTVTWSNDSRGLFFTASILGTSNLWYAPLDGEPRAVTEGNHMLSVTSIGSDGTVVGTRTAYHEAGSIVHFDLERPSDIEMLKSTNDAALTDVELGEVEEIWYPSVDGLQIQGWINKPPGFDPSRKYPLILRIHGGPHSMYNAGFDFKNQNHAAHDYVVLYTNPRGSSGYGSEFGNAINYAYPSMDYDDLMVGVDTMLARGYIDERNLFVYGGSGGGVLTSWIVGHTDRFTAAVAKAPVTNWISFVGTTDGSSWYYDFEQLPWDDPAEHLQRSPLMYVGNVTTPTMLMTGERDLRTPMEQTEQFYRALKLRQIPTAMVRLTDGWHSRSRPPTNFLRVQLLLRNWFERFMVKDGEVAASGR; this is encoded by the coding sequence ATGAGACCGTCGATCATCCTTTCGGCGCTGCTTCGCACCATCGTGCACTCCACCGCGCTCCTGGTGTTGAGCGCCCTCCTGATCCCGGTCGACGCCGGAGCCCAGGATCTCTCGGACCGCCTTACGGTTGACCGGTATCTGGACTGGGAGTTCGTGAGAAACCCCCAGCTGTCTCCGGACGGGCGGCAGGTCATCTACGAGCGGGAGTGGATCGACAAGGTTCACGACGGACACGTTTCCGATGTCTGGATCATGAATGCGGATGGCAGCCGGAACCGCTTCCTGGTCGACGGCTCCTCTCCGCTGTGGTCGCCCGACGGCACGCGCATCGCCTACGTGGCGCAGGGCGAGCCGTCCGGAGCCCAGATTTTCGTTCGCTGGATGGACAGCGAGGGCGCCACTTCGCAGATCACGCGGCTCACGGAGAGCCCCTCCGGAATCACGTGGTCGCCGGACGGCCAAAGCATCGCCTTCAATATGCTGGTGGACGCTCCCCCCGACCCCGAATGGCGCATTGACATGCCGACCGCTCCCGCCGACGCGGAGTGGACGGCACCGCCGCGCATCGTGGAGCGCCTGGTCTACCGGCGAGACGCCCAGGGCTGGGCGCCGATCGGCTTCCGGCACATCTTCGTGGTCTCCGCCGACGGCGGGACCGCCAGGCAAATCACCGACGGACCCTACGATCACGGCTCCCCGACGTGGACGCCCGACGGCTCGCGCATCCTGTTCTCCGGCCTCCGCGCCGAGGACGCCGAGCACCAGTACCGGGAATCCGAGGTCTACGCCGTGGACGTGTACACCGGTTCGGTGGAGCAGCTCACCAGCCGCCGCGGACCCGACGGCAATCCCGTGCCTTCACCGGACGGCCGATACATCGCGTACCAGGGCTTCCCCTTCACAACCGACACGTACCGGGAGAACGGGCTGTGGGTGATGAATGCCGATGGCTCTGACCCGCGCCTGGTCGCCGACGAGCTCGGACGCGCACTGGGGACAGTCACCTGGTCGAACGACAGCCGCGGACTCTTCTTCACGGCGTCGATCCTGGGCACGTCGAATCTCTGGTACGCACCGCTGGACGGAGAGCCACGCGCGGTCACCGAAGGCAATCACATGCTCTCCGTGACCAGCATCGGCTCCGACGGCACCGTGGTGGGGACCCGTACGGCGTACCACGAGGCGGGCAGCATCGTGCATTTCGACCTGGAGCGCCCGAGCGACATAGAAATGCTGAAGTCCACCAACGACGCGGCCCTGACCGACGTCGAGCTGGGTGAGGTGGAGGAGATCTGGTATCCGTCCGTCGACGGGCTGCAGATCCAGGGGTGGATCAACAAGCCACCGGGGTTCGACCCTTCACGGAAGTATCCGCTCATCCTCCGCATCCACGGTGGTCCGCACTCGATGTACAACGCCGGGTTCGACTTCAAGAACCAGAACCACGCTGCTCACGACTACGTGGTCCTCTACACGAATCCCCGTGGAAGCTCCGGCTACGGGAGCGAGTTTGGCAACGCGATCAACTACGCGTATCCGTCCATGGACTACGACGATCTCATGGTGGGTGTGGACACCATGCTGGCGCGCGGCTACATCGACGAGCGCAATCTCTTCGTGTACGGCGGCTCGGGCGGGGGTGTTCTCACGTCCTGGATCGTCGGGCACACGGATCGATTCACGGCCGCCGTGGCCAAGGCCCCGGTGACGAACTGGATCAGCTTCGTGGGGACGACCGACGGATCGAGCTGGTACTACGACTTCGAGCAACTCCCTTGGGATGACCCGGCGGAGCACCTCCAGCGATCGCCCCTCATGTACGTGGGCAACGTCACCACCCCCACCATGCTCATGACCGGGGAGCGCGACCTTCGCACACCCATGGAGCAGACCGAGCAGTTCTACCGCGCGCTGAAGCTCCGGCAGATTCCCACGGCCATGGTTCGCCTGACGGACGGATGGCACTCGAGGAGCCGCCCGCCCACGAACTTTCTGCGGGTACAGTTGCTGCTCCGCAACTGGTTCGAGCGCTTCATGGTGAAGGACGGAGAGGTGGCAGCGAGCGGACGCTGA
- a CDS encoding SusC/RagA family TonB-linked outer membrane protein: MKQNKVWTVPLALLALALLTAPSLLRAQTGSVTGVITDSGTLAPLEAVQVSIAGQGIGGTTNADGRYLIPGVPVGEVTIQAERLGYVTQTMVVTVTADAAAVADFALDSEALLLEEVVVTALGITREERSLGYSVQGIDGDELVEVRDNNIISNLAGKVAGLVVTPPAVLGGTSKMILRGVASISGNNEPLIVVDGVPIDNSRRETAANGGTRGAVVRNRSGIDYGNMAQDIDPSNIESITVLRGANAAALYGSRASNGVVEIVTKSGRGSLGTTTITASSNFVVESPLRMVKYQNIYGGGATDDGYNWVDGRGGGENDGVDESWGPPLDGRLYPQWWSNGVPQPWLPSPMNVREYFQTGNNLTTNFAISHATERSNVRFSALRMDATGMAPRNELERTQLALNAGVDVTERFDLDGSFQYTQTQGHNRPAPGNGSYYAIHIFNWFQRQVDAKRMERANAEWDPTSGVLTPNWNHNYHDNVYWVQNYRNNDDRRNRVIGQVTGNYKLAGEWLNARVRLGTDWFEQSNKEVYPFYSQDTPEGGFVEAASFHQETNVEALVTANRQLTSDFSLNVSGGANMRRNDFDLQEAGSRKLNVPDIYNVSNSAAPPLLNYVIQKKHVNSLYGLFTVGYRDFAFVDVTARNDWSSTLPEDNLSYFYPSYSGSLVFTDALQIDSDFLSYGKLRASWAKVGNDADPYQLTSVYSEVDKFGNIPGYTTSNTIPNAHLRPEETRSWEIGADLRFWFDRAALDLTYYNSTTRDQILAVDVSEASGYNRQVLNAGSVRNKGFEALLTVDLLNQPRGLAWDMSFNFGKNDSEVLELAPGLESIVIGRAGGIRGAVEARPGHPYGVFFGPVWRRDAAGNIIVGSNGLPIRGSSEIIGSYQPDWIGGVRSTLSYGSFTVSAQVDTRRGGQIFCGSCRLGYRTGVLYESANPTPRDWDPDRVTGRGPVVFPGVTENGSANTVAVAPRTLGTRLDDVDTEWLFDNNYTKLREVAIAFDLPPAYLDALPVSQARITFVGRNLWLWTGIPHIDPETAAIEGSTTEANLAGIEDKQFPTPRTFGINISVVH; the protein is encoded by the coding sequence ATGAAGCAGAACAAGGTATGGACAGTGCCGCTCGCGCTCCTCGCGCTGGCGCTCCTCACGGCTCCCTCGCTCCTTCGGGCGCAGACCGGGAGCGTCACCGGCGTGATCACCGATTCGGGCACGCTTGCGCCGCTCGAAGCCGTCCAGGTGTCGATCGCGGGACAGGGGATCGGCGGCACGACCAACGCGGATGGCCGCTACCTCATCCCCGGCGTGCCGGTGGGGGAGGTGACGATTCAGGCCGAGCGGCTGGGCTACGTGACCCAGACCATGGTCGTTACGGTAACCGCCGATGCGGCCGCCGTGGCCGACTTCGCGCTCGACAGCGAGGCCCTGCTGCTCGAGGAGGTGGTGGTCACGGCCCTCGGCATCACCCGCGAAGAGCGAAGCCTGGGGTACTCGGTCCAGGGCATCGACGGCGATGAACTGGTCGAGGTGCGTGACAACAACATCATCAGCAACCTGGCCGGCAAGGTGGCCGGGCTGGTGGTGACGCCTCCCGCCGTCCTGGGCGGGACCTCGAAGATGATCCTGCGGGGGGTCGCCTCCATCTCCGGCAACAACGAGCCGCTGATCGTGGTGGACGGCGTGCCCATCGACAACAGCCGGCGCGAGACCGCCGCCAACGGCGGCACCCGGGGCGCGGTGGTCCGCAACCGCAGCGGCATCGACTACGGCAACATGGCCCAGGACATCGATCCCTCGAACATCGAGTCGATCACGGTGCTCCGGGGCGCCAACGCGGCCGCGCTGTACGGGTCGCGCGCGTCCAACGGGGTCGTGGAGATCGTGACCAAGTCCGGGCGGGGCTCGCTCGGCACCACCACCATCACGGCGAGCAGCAACTTCGTGGTCGAATCGCCGCTGCGCATGGTCAAATACCAGAACATCTACGGCGGCGGCGCCACCGACGACGGCTACAACTGGGTCGACGGGCGGGGCGGCGGCGAGAACGACGGCGTGGACGAAAGCTGGGGCCCGCCCCTCGACGGGCGCCTCTATCCCCAGTGGTGGTCGAACGGGGTCCCGCAGCCCTGGCTGCCCTCCCCCATGAACGTGAGGGAGTACTTCCAGACCGGGAACAACCTCACCACCAACTTCGCCATCTCGCACGCCACCGAGCGCTCCAACGTGCGCTTCTCCGCGCTGCGCATGGACGCGACCGGCATGGCTCCGCGGAACGAACTGGAGCGCACCCAGTTGGCGTTGAACGCCGGGGTGGATGTGACCGAGCGCTTCGACCTCGACGGCTCGTTCCAGTACACGCAGACGCAGGGGCACAACCGCCCCGCGCCCGGGAACGGCTCCTACTACGCCATCCACATCTTCAACTGGTTCCAGCGCCAGGTCGACGCCAAGCGCATGGAGCGGGCCAACGCCGAATGGGATCCGACGTCGGGCGTACTCACGCCCAACTGGAACCACAACTATCACGACAACGTCTACTGGGTCCAGAACTACCGGAACAACGACGACCGGCGCAACCGGGTCATCGGCCAGGTCACCGGCAACTACAAGTTGGCGGGCGAGTGGCTGAACGCGCGCGTGCGCCTGGGAACCGACTGGTTCGAGCAGTCCAACAAGGAGGTCTACCCCTTCTACTCCCAGGACACCCCCGAGGGGGGCTTCGTGGAGGCCGCTTCGTTCCATCAGGAGACCAACGTGGAGGCGCTGGTCACCGCGAACCGGCAGCTGACCAGCGATTTCTCGCTCAACGTCAGCGGCGGGGCCAACATGCGGCGCAACGACTTCGACCTGCAGGAGGCGGGAAGCCGCAAGCTCAACGTTCCTGACATCTACAACGTGAGCAACTCGGCGGCACCACCGCTGCTGAACTACGTGATCCAGAAGAAGCACGTCAACAGCCTCTACGGCCTGTTCACCGTCGGATACCGGGACTTCGCCTTCGTCGACGTAACCGCCCGCAACGACTGGTCCTCGACGCTCCCCGAAGACAATCTCTCATATTTCTATCCGTCCTACTCGGGGAGCCTCGTCTTCACCGACGCCCTGCAGATCGACTCCGACTTCCTCTCCTACGGGAAGCTCCGGGCAAGCTGGGCGAAGGTCGGAAACGACGCGGATCCGTACCAGCTCACCTCGGTCTACTCCGAGGTCGACAAGTTCGGAAACATCCCCGGCTACACGACCAGCAACACCATCCCCAACGCCCATCTGCGGCCCGAGGAGACCCGTTCCTGGGAGATCGGCGCGGACCTGCGCTTCTGGTTCGACCGAGCTGCGCTCGACCTCACCTACTACAACTCGACCACCAGGGATCAGATCCTCGCCGTGGACGTGTCGGAAGCCAGCGGCTACAACCGCCAGGTCCTGAACGCGGGCTCGGTGCGCAACAAGGGCTTCGAAGCGTTGCTGACGGTCGACCTGCTGAACCAGCCCCGCGGGCTGGCCTGGGACATGTCGTTCAACTTCGGAAAGAACGACTCCGAGGTGCTTGAACTCGCCCCCGGCCTCGAGTCGATCGTGATCGGGCGGGCCGGCGGCATCCGGGGCGCGGTTGAGGCTCGACCCGGCCACCCGTACGGGGTGTTCTTCGGTCCGGTGTGGAGGCGGGACGCCGCCGGCAACATCATCGTCGGCAGCAACGGACTTCCCATCCGAGGTTCGTCCGAGATCATCGGCTCCTACCAGCCTGACTGGATCGGCGGCGTGCGCAGCACGCTGTCCTACGGCTCCTTCACCGTCAGCGCCCAGGTCGACACGCGCCGGGGCGGGCAGATCTTCTGTGGCTCCTGCCGCCTGGGCTACCGCACCGGCGTCCTGTACGAGTCGGCCAACCCGACCCCCAGAGACTGGGATCCCGACCGCGTCACGGGCCGGGGCCCGGTCGTGTTCCCCGGGGTCACCGAGAACGGATCGGCGAATACCGTGGCGGTGGCGCCGAGAACCCTCGGCACGCGCCTCGACGACGTCGACACCGAGTGGCTCTTCGACAACAACTACACCAAGCTGCGCGAGGTGGCGATCGCCTTCGATCTGCCGCCCGCGTATCTGGACGCGCTCCCGGTATCGCAGGCGCGCATCACCTTCGTGGGCCGCAACCTCTGGCTGTGGACCGGGATCCCGCACATCGATCCGGAGACCGCAGCCATCGAGGGCAGCACCACCGAAGCGAATCTCGCCGGCATCGAAGACAAGCAGTTCCCGACGCCGCGGACCTTCGGAATCAACATCTCCGTCGTGCATTGA
- a CDS encoding S9 family peptidase, producing the protein MRTAQAGIATTILLCVLIPAPAGAQTRGVEPADYYRMTFPGDVAVSPAGDLVAFVATTILEEENRRHREIWIQRLEEGQPVGGPRRFSDPTRESSSPSWSPDGTVISFQSERGDERSSTWFVPVTAPGGEAYRIDGVNGPPTWSPDGQWIAYTWTEDQEDENGRAGWIAPNAITTTLDRERFDGRVITHFHYKSDGILPLQADPPSTPKQQLYVVPSEGGAPRKLTDFPVDVGQVTWSSDSETIFFSADPGQFEPEVEVIRDIYTVSRAGGEPRAITSNPGSESNPAVSPDGGSLAYVSTAVYGGEEELMVVAVDPDGTFRGEPRNLTPDWRLTPGAPAWTSDGRAIRFEASIGGNSHLFEVAASGGEVRQVTMGDRRVASVSTSKDGRVMAYTSTDAATPAEVYVARTDGTGEHRISSFNDSWLAGVTRMPAERLTWTVADGTEIEGWVVKPAGYEPGQRYPMVLKIHGGPHGAYGNTFFQTFHVLSASGFFVLYPNPRGSAGYGHDFEYATRGNWHVMDEEDFLTGVDAALAKYPDIDPDRLGVSGGSYGGVSTNWLTARSDRFAAAVTSRSISNWYSWWGTSDIPNMTEFEFYGPPWEQRELYDRLSPLSYVENVTAPTLIIHSEQDWRTPMADAEQWFMSLKKLGVPVEFVRYPRSSHGLSRTGEPWLLVDRLERLRSWFVHWLIDNPAGAADERPD; encoded by the coding sequence ATGCGTACGGCGCAAGCAGGCATCGCCACAACCATTCTCCTTTGTGTGCTCATCCCGGCACCCGCGGGAGCGCAGACACGAGGCGTCGAGCCAGCGGACTACTACCGGATGACTTTCCCGGGTGATGTCGCAGTCTCCCCTGCGGGTGACCTCGTGGCCTTCGTGGCCACGACGATCCTGGAGGAGGAAAACCGGCGGCACCGGGAAATCTGGATACAGCGTCTGGAGGAGGGACAACCGGTCGGAGGTCCCCGCCGGTTCAGCGACCCCACCCGGGAATCCTCTTCGCCAAGCTGGTCTCCGGACGGCACTGTAATCAGCTTCCAGTCCGAGCGCGGTGACGAGCGCAGCTCGACCTGGTTCGTGCCCGTGACCGCCCCTGGCGGCGAGGCTTATCGAATCGATGGAGTCAATGGCCCGCCGACCTGGTCACCCGACGGACAGTGGATCGCGTACACATGGACGGAGGACCAGGAGGACGAGAACGGGCGCGCAGGGTGGATCGCTCCGAACGCGATCACCACCACTCTTGATCGTGAACGGTTCGACGGGCGGGTGATCACCCACTTTCACTACAAGAGCGACGGCATCCTGCCGTTGCAGGCCGACCCCCCTTCCACTCCGAAGCAGCAACTCTACGTCGTGCCCTCGGAAGGAGGGGCGCCCAGGAAGCTCACCGATTTCCCCGTCGACGTGGGCCAGGTGACCTGGTCGTCGGACAGCGAGACCATCTTCTTTTCGGCCGATCCCGGTCAGTTCGAACCTGAAGTCGAGGTGATCCGGGACATCTATACGGTCTCGCGCGCGGGGGGCGAGCCCCGGGCGATCACGTCCAATCCAGGGTCCGAATCGAATCCGGCGGTCTCCCCCGACGGAGGATCTCTCGCTTACGTATCGACGGCCGTGTACGGAGGGGAAGAAGAGCTCATGGTGGTGGCGGTGGACCCGGACGGAACGTTCCGCGGCGAGCCCCGCAATCTGACCCCGGACTGGCGGCTGACGCCCGGCGCTCCGGCCTGGACATCCGACGGCCGGGCGATCCGGTTCGAAGCCTCCATCGGGGGGAACAGTCATCTGTTCGAGGTGGCTGCCTCGGGAGGCGAGGTCCGACAAGTGACCATGGGGGACCGCCGCGTAGCCTCGGTGTCAACGTCCAAGGACGGGCGGGTCATGGCCTACACCTCCACGGACGCCGCCACGCCGGCCGAGGTCTACGTTGCCCGGACCGACGGAACCGGTGAGCATCGGATCAGCTCGTTCAATGACTCCTGGCTCGCCGGGGTTACGCGCATGCCGGCGGAGCGCCTCACGTGGACCGTCGCCGACGGGACCGAGATCGAGGGGTGGGTGGTGAAGCCGGCGGGATACGAGCCTGGCCAACGGTATCCGATGGTCCTCAAGATCCACGGGGGACCGCACGGCGCCTACGGCAACACCTTCTTCCAGACATTCCACGTCCTGTCGGCTTCCGGCTTCTTCGTCCTCTATCCGAACCCCCGGGGCTCGGCGGGCTACGGACACGATTTCGAGTATGCCACGCGCGGCAACTGGCATGTGATGGATGAGGAGGACTTTCTCACGGGCGTGGACGCGGCCCTGGCGAAGTATCCGGATATCGATCCGGACCGGCTCGGCGTGTCCGGTGGAAGCTATGGCGGCGTGAGCACGAACTGGCTCACCGCCCGCTCGGACCGCTTCGCGGCTGCGGTGACCAGCAGATCCATCTCGAACTGGTACAGCTGGTGGGGCACGTCCGACATCCCCAACATGACCGAGTTCGAGTTCTACGGGCCTCCCTGGGAGCAGCGCGAGCTGTACGATCGGCTCTCACCCCTTTCGTATGTGGAAAACGTCACCGCACCCACGCTGATCATCCACTCCGAGCAGGACTGGCGCACTCCCATGGCGGACGCGGAGCAGTGGTTCATGTCGCTCAAGAAGCTCGGCGTACCCGTGGAGTTCGTGCGCTACCCGAGGTCGTCACACGGCCTGTCACGGACTGGCGAGCCCTGGCTCCTCGTCGATCGCCTGGAGCGTCTGAGGTCCTGGTTCGTCCACTGGCTGATAGACAACCCTGCCGGGGCGGCGGACGAACGACCGGATTGA